A genomic stretch from Bacillota bacterium includes:
- a CDS encoding amidohydrolase family protein — MEWLCRHYKTKQPVKVEMDENQRWQVTPVSAEVELEIGPGDRELILAPGLMDMQINGYCGVDFNQPDQLSLEKIFSVVAAQRALGVAYFLPTITTGSFERMSRSLALIAEAMEDDNWGQSMPGIHMEGPYISAEDGPRGAHPREEARPPDWEEFLRLQEAARGNIRLVTLSPEYPEALDFIANLVKSDVIPAIGHTNATPEQIRQAVDAGAVMSTHLGNGSHAMVPRHPNYIWTQMSEDRLWAGLIADGFHLPPDVFKAMVRSKGEHRVVLVSDAVSVAGLPPGHYRTLGMEVELQAEGVVRLSGTPYLAGSALTLLRAVTNAQEMGEIPFAVAVDMASYHPQRLLAEHGGKTVGLESAGTFTVLERAADQTLKVELLVMGHRRVYQAEQSQ, encoded by the coding sequence ATGGAGTGGCTCTGTCGCCACTACAAGACGAAGCAGCCGGTCAAGGTAGAGATGGATGAGAACCAGCGCTGGCAGGTGACGCCGGTGTCCGCGGAGGTAGAGCTGGAGATTGGACCCGGCGATCGGGAGTTGATTCTGGCACCGGGACTGATGGATATGCAGATCAACGGCTATTGTGGGGTGGATTTCAACCAGCCGGACCAGCTATCCTTGGAAAAGATTTTCTCTGTGGTAGCCGCCCAACGGGCACTGGGTGTTGCCTATTTTCTCCCCACGATTACCACCGGTTCCTTTGAGCGAATGAGTCGATCCTTAGCCTTGATCGCCGAGGCAATGGAGGACGACAATTGGGGTCAATCGATGCCGGGCATTCACATGGAAGGTCCCTACATCTCTGCTGAGGATGGTCCCCGGGGGGCCCACCCCAGGGAGGAGGCCAGACCACCGGATTGGGAGGAGTTTCTCCGTCTGCAGGAAGCGGCCAGAGGCAACATTCGGCTGGTAACCCTCAGTCCGGAGTATCCCGAGGCGCTGGATTTTATCGCTAATCTGGTTAAGTCCGATGTTATCCCGGCCATTGGTCATACCAATGCCACACCGGAGCAAATTCGCCAGGCTGTCGATGCAGGAGCGGTGATGTCAACTCACTTGGGTAATGGTTCCCATGCCATGGTTCCCAGGCACCCCAACTACATCTGGACCCAGATGTCCGAGGATCGCCTGTGGGCCGGTCTCATCGCCGACGGATTCCACCTGCCTCCCGACGTGTTTAAGGCCATGGTCCGCAGTAAGGGGGAGCATCGGGTGGTGTTGGTGTCCGATGCGGTGTCTGTGGCGGGCTTGCCGCCAGGGCACTATCGAACCTTGGGGATGGAGGTTGAATTACAGGCAGAAGGGGTGGTCCGGCTTAGCGGAACTCCCTACCTGGCCGGTTCTGCTTTGACTCTGCTTCGTGCCGTTACCAATGCCCAGGAGATGGGGGAAATCCCCTTTGCCGTGGCGGTGGATATGGCTTCCTATCATCCCCAGAGGTTGCTGGCTGAGCACGGAGGAAAAACTGTGGGCCTAGAGTCCGCTGGTACCTTCACGGTCCTGGAAAGGGCCGCTGATCAGACCCTGAAGGTAGAACTTTTGGTGATGGGACATCGGAGGGTGTATCAGGCGGAACAAAGCCAGTAG
- a CDS encoding gluconokinase, with product MTYYIGLDIGTSSCRAVAFDREFNLLASASGSYALSIPRAGWAEQDPDEILDSVVQVINEVMAHPKLQGKKPKAIGISAVMHSLILLSSEGNPLTKAIIWADLRSRDQAQQLVQRAQTDDLYGRTGCPVHPTYLPAKLLWLKENQPELMAKTAKILSIKGYVVYKLTGQILEEFSTASTTGLFNLETMDWDDGAVAAAGISRDLLPQLADPMTVLPGFGGQYAESRSLPMDIPVVLGATDGTLSNLGSGAVRPGQMVAMVGTSGAVRAVMDSPKLDPKQRCWCYYLAQGKWVSGGALNNGGNITNWFRHNFGQGAQREAEKRGLGIYELLDQWASSVPAGSRGLVFLPMLFGERSPGWNPDSRGVLFGLNSGHGAPEVYRAMMEGVTFHLFGVYEALVELLGRPQQILASGGFANSPVWVQMMADVFGVSVQLPKVLEGSAFGAAFLAAVALGEVSNLDAVTELVVVEAEVEPDGTATKRYRELYRLYRSLYEKLTPEFAEIAKFQEG from the coding sequence ATGACGTATTATATAGGACTAGATATTGGAACATCCAGCTGCCGAGCGGTAGCCTTTGACCGGGAGTTTAACCTGCTGGCCAGTGCCAGCGGAAGCTACGCATTATCCATACCTCGGGCCGGGTGGGCAGAGCAGGATCCCGATGAGATCCTAGATTCCGTGGTCCAGGTGATAAATGAGGTGATGGCCCACCCAAAGCTGCAGGGGAAAAAACCAAAGGCCATTGGGATCTCCGCGGTGATGCACAGCCTAATCTTGCTGTCCTCTGAGGGAAACCCTTTGACGAAGGCGATTATCTGGGCAGACTTGCGGTCCCGGGACCAAGCCCAGCAGTTGGTTCAGCGGGCACAGACCGATGACCTGTATGGCCGTACCGGTTGCCCGGTGCATCCCACCTATTTGCCGGCCAAGTTATTGTGGCTGAAGGAGAATCAGCCGGAACTAATGGCCAAGACGGCGAAGATCCTCTCCATCAAGGGCTACGTGGTGTATAAGCTGACGGGGCAAATTCTGGAGGAATTCTCTACAGCTTCGACAACGGGACTCTTCAACCTAGAGACGATGGATTGGGACGATGGGGCCGTTGCCGCGGCGGGAATTAGTCGGGACCTGTTACCCCAACTGGCGGATCCCATGACGGTTTTGCCGGGCTTTGGCGGCCAGTATGCCGAGAGTCGCTCTCTTCCCATGGATATACCTGTGGTGCTGGGAGCAACGGACGGAACTCTGTCTAACTTGGGGTCGGGGGCCGTTCGCCCGGGCCAGATGGTGGCCATGGTGGGAACCTCGGGAGCGGTGCGGGCTGTAATGGACTCTCCGAAACTGGATCCGAAGCAGCGGTGTTGGTGTTATTACCTAGCCCAGGGCAAGTGGGTCAGTGGCGGAGCCCTGAACAACGGCGGCAATATAACCAATTGGTTTCGCCATAATTTTGGCCAGGGCGCTCAGCGGGAGGCAGAAAAGCGAGGGCTGGGAATTTACGAACTTCTCGATCAATGGGCCAGCTCTGTCCCGGCGGGCAGCCGAGGTCTGGTCTTTTTGCCGATGTTGTTTGGCGAACGCAGTCCCGGGTGGAATCCCGATTCCCGGGGAGTTTTGTTTGGGCTAAACAGCGGACACGGCGCCCCAGAGGTCTATCGGGCGATGATGGAGGGTGTCACCTTCCACCTGTTTGGGGTGTATGAGGCCCTGGTTGAGTTGCTGGGCCGGCCCCAGCAGATCTTGGCTTCCGGAGGATTCGCCAACTCCCCGGTGTGGGTTCAGATGATGGCCGATGTCTTTGGTGTCAGTGTTCAGCTGCCGAAGGTGTTGGAGGGATCTGCCTTTGGCGCAGCCTTCCTAGCCGCCGTTGCCCTCGGTGAGGTGTCGAATTTAGATGCGGTGACGGAACTGGTAGTGGTGGAAGCAGAGGTTGAGCCTGACGGGACAGCAACCAAGAGATATCGGGAGCTGTATCGGTTGTATCGCTCCTTGTATGAGAAATTGACTCCGGAGTTTGCTGAAATCGCGAAGTTTCAGGAAGGGTGA
- a CDS encoding dihydrodipicolinate synthase family protein, with translation MSKDFHGVIPALLSPFRVDGRVDTDAIIALVDFLIDKGVHGLYPCGTTGEGMLLNSTERKEVAEAVVDAANGRVPVMVHVGSFSTTETVELAQHARSIGADAIGVVAPYFYKFDATGLLTHYRRVAEAVPDLPLYIYNLPANSRNDISPALAKEIASYCPSVAGVKDSSKDVARLQDYISVLGEGYRVIVGSDVLFLPALAVGGVGVISAVANVFPELMVRLYKAYTDEDLETARRLQYQVNQVRDILKQGPYLARFKAAVSLRGISFGGIKAPLRGLEYQEVDELRKELAELSLL, from the coding sequence GTGAGTAAGGATTTTCACGGGGTCATACCTGCGTTGCTGTCGCCCTTTCGTGTCGATGGAAGGGTAGACACCGATGCAATTATTGCCCTGGTGGACTTTTTAATTGATAAGGGGGTTCACGGTCTCTATCCCTGTGGGACTACAGGAGAGGGAATGCTGCTGAACTCCACGGAGCGGAAGGAAGTAGCGGAAGCTGTAGTGGATGCGGCCAATGGTCGAGTGCCGGTAATGGTCCATGTCGGTTCCTTCTCCACCACTGAGACGGTGGAGTTGGCGCAGCATGCTCGCTCCATCGGTGCCGATGCCATTGGAGTGGTGGCGCCTTACTTTTACAAGTTCGATGCCACTGGGTTATTGACCCATTACCGCAGGGTAGCGGAAGCGGTTCCCGATTTGCCGCTATATATCTACAATTTGCCGGCCAACAGCCGCAATGATATCAGTCCCGCTCTGGCAAAGGAGATTGCCTCCTATTGCCCCTCGGTGGCGGGAGTGAAGGATTCCAGTAAGGATGTGGCTCGCCTCCAGGATTACATTTCCGTCCTTGGTGAAGGCTATCGGGTGATCGTCGGCAGCGATGTTCTCTTCTTGCCGGCCTTGGCCGTTGGCGGTGTTGGGGTGATTTCTGCCGTAGCCAATGTTTTTCCGGAGCTGATGGTCAGGTTGTACAAAGCCTACACCGATGAAGATCTGGAGACAGCTCGCCGGTTGCAGTATCAGGTGAACCAAGTCCGGGATATTCTCAAGCAGGGCCCCTATTTGGCTCGCTTCAAAGCCGCAGTATCTCTCCGGGGTATTTCCTTTGGTGGGATAAAGGCACCCTTAAGGGGTTTGGAGTATCAAGAAGTAGATGAGCTACGCAAGGAACTAGCAGAGCTATCCTTGCTGTAG
- a CDS encoding SGNH/GDSL hydrolase family protein, which translates to MNTPFAPQARILFQGDSVTDCGRDRNNTFDLGGGYPALIAARLWAELPELNLEVLNRGISGNRVYDLETRWEEDCIQLQPDWVSILIGINDTWRRYDRDLVSPIDEFTACYRRILTQTVETTGAKLILCDPFVLPYPEDRRAWREDLDPRITAVRDLAREFDAIYVPLDGIFAAASARREPAFWAADGVHPTLAGHGLIAKAWLNAVCG; encoded by the coding sequence ATGAATACCCCATTTGCGCCCCAAGCACGGATTCTGTTTCAAGGAGACAGTGTCACCGACTGCGGTCGAGACCGCAACAACACCTTTGACTTAGGCGGCGGCTATCCCGCCCTGATCGCTGCCCGGCTTTGGGCTGAACTTCCGGAGCTCAATCTTGAGGTGCTCAATCGCGGCATCAGCGGTAACCGAGTCTATGATCTGGAAACCCGCTGGGAAGAAGATTGCATCCAGCTGCAGCCAGACTGGGTCAGCATTCTGATCGGCATCAACGACACCTGGAGAAGATACGATCGTGACCTGGTATCGCCCATCGATGAATTTACCGCCTGCTATCGACGGATCTTGACTCAGACGGTGGAAACAACGGGAGCGAAGTTGATCCTGTGTGATCCCTTTGTCCTGCCCTACCCCGAGGATCGGAGAGCCTGGCGAGAGGACCTAGACCCGAGAATCACCGCGGTCAGAGATCTGGCCCGGGAATTTGACGCTATCTACGTACCCTTGGATGGAATCTTCGCTGCGGCGTCCGCCCGGCGTGAACCGGCCTTCTGGGCTGCCGATGGAGTCCATCCCACCTTGGCCGGTCACGGTCTCATCGCCAAGGCCTGGCTTAATGCCGTCTGTGGATAG